In bacterium, one DNA window encodes the following:
- the thiC gene encoding phosphomethylpyrimidine synthase ThiC encodes MTILEETRAGRIPEAVRLAAIAEGVEPEKLAGLVAKGTAIVCANKTRKGVRPLAIGAGLRTKVNSNIGTSKDISDLPMELEKLRVSVEVGADTVMDLSTGGPLGDIRRRIISECPVPLGTVPIYQAIAECRLKNEGDMFSLTPEDIFRVIEEQAKEGVDFMTVHCGITREGVKRLEGQERVIGVVSRGGSFTVAWMRRHNRENPLFEGFDRLLQICREYEVVLSLGDGFRPGAIADATDRGQIHELMNLGELTLRAWDAGVQVMIEGPGHVPMDQVEANVLLQKRLCHGAPFYVLGPLVTDVAPGYDHITAAIGGALAARAGADILCYVTPAEHLGLPTVEDARQGVIASRIAGHAADIAKGVPGAREWDKKMSVARAALDWEGQFNLSMDPQRARERRTAYKPADSDVCTMCGEFCAVKVYKEGCKSK; translated from the coding sequence ATGACGATACTCGAAGAGACAAGGGCGGGGAGAATCCCCGAGGCTGTAAGACTCGCGGCAATCGCCGAAGGGGTCGAGCCGGAAAAGCTGGCCGGACTCGTGGCCAAAGGGACTGCGATAGTCTGCGCCAACAAGACGCGGAAGGGCGTCAGGCCGCTGGCGATAGGCGCGGGGCTTCGCACCAAGGTCAACTCCAACATAGGCACCTCCAAGGACATCAGCGACCTTCCGATGGAGCTTGAAAAGCTCCGGGTCTCCGTAGAAGTCGGCGCGGATACCGTGATGGATCTCTCCACCGGCGGCCCGCTGGGCGACATACGAAGGCGCATCATCTCCGAGTGCCCAGTCCCACTCGGCACGGTCCCGATCTATCAGGCGATAGCCGAGTGCCGCCTCAAAAACGAGGGCGACATGTTCTCCCTCACCCCGGAGGACATCTTCCGCGTCATCGAGGAGCAGGCCAAAGAGGGCGTGGATTTCATGACCGTCCACTGCGGCATAACGCGGGAGGGGGTAAAGAGGCTCGAAGGACAGGAGCGCGTCATCGGCGTCGTGAGCCGCGGCGGCTCCTTTACCGTCGCGTGGATGAGAAGGCACAACAGAGAAAACCCCCTTTTCGAGGGTTTCGACCGCCTTCTTCAGATATGCCGCGAATACGAGGTTGTCCTCAGCCTCGGAGACGGTTTTCGCCCCGGCGCGATAGCCGACGCCACCGACAGGGGGCAGATTCACGAACTCATGAACCTCGGCGAACTCACCCTCCGGGCGTGGGACGCGGGGGTTCAGGTGATGATAGAGGGGCCAGGCCACGTCCCGATGGATCAGGTCGAGGCGAACGTCCTTTTGCAAAAGCGCCTCTGCCACGGCGCTCCCTTTTACGTCCTCGGACCGCTCGTTACCGACGTCGCCCCCGGCTACGACCACATTACCGCCGCCATAGGCGGGGCGCTGGCCGCCCGCGCAGGGGCTGACATCCTCTGTTACGTCACCCCCGCAGAGCACCTCGGTCTTCCCACCGTCGAGGACGCGCGGCAGGGGGTTATCGCCTCCCGCATCGCCGGACACGCCGCCGACATCGCCAAGGGAGTCCCCGGCGCGAGGGAATGGGACAAAAAGATGTCCGTAGCCCGCGCAGCCCTCGACTGGGAGGGTCAGTTCAACCTCTCGATGGACCCCCAGCGGGCCCGCGAGAGAAGGACCGCCTACAAGCCCGCCGATTCGGACGTATGCACCATGTGCGGGGAGTTTTGCGCGGTTAAGGTTTACAAAGAGGGATGCAAATCGAAGTAG
- the nifA gene encoding nif-specific transcriptional activator NifA, producing MTKRLTAFQAITALSNVSRAATSSLDLREVVKETLRALAEGLGIERGMLVLRDPGSEEAVIEAAHNMSEEEIKRGRYRAGEGVVGRVLATGEPMIVPNVGKEPLFLNKTKSRGDIRKSQISFICVPVKLDNETVGALSVDLSFDEDIAFDEDERILSVAAGYIAQAVRIQRMVESEKSLLADENLHLRRALEGEYKLKNLVGNSSAMKSVFEQIALVAKSRATVLITGESGTGKELVAKALHFNSERHDKPFVGLSCASLPESVLENELFGHEKGAFTGALNLKRGRFELAHGGTIFLDEIGEIPLNLQVKLLRVLQEREFERLGGKDTVKVDVRVIAATNRDLTAEVRAGRFREDLFYRLNVVPIHMPPLRERKGDIPLLAHSFLEKFRLENERKVKGFSRAALTAMTNYDWPGNVRELENAVERMVVLSRSEVLEVSDLPEEIGGMRQKTPPSATGLEDAVTAFAGPLFDRHPEEGVYYEVVGKVEEALIKEALSRAGGVKLSAARLLGINRNTFYAKLTGKK from the coding sequence ATGACCAAGCGCCTCACAGCTTTTCAGGCAATTACGGCACTTTCCAACGTCAGCCGCGCCGCTACCTCCTCGCTCGATCTTCGCGAGGTGGTGAAGGAAACCCTTCGCGCCCTCGCCGAGGGGCTCGGGATCGAGCGCGGGATGCTGGTGCTGCGGGACCCCGGCTCGGAGGAGGCGGTAATCGAGGCGGCGCACAACATGAGCGAAGAGGAGATAAAGCGCGGCCGCTACAGGGCGGGTGAGGGCGTTGTCGGAAGGGTTCTCGCCACCGGCGAGCCGATGATAGTCCCCAACGTCGGCAAGGAGCCCCTCTTCCTCAACAAGACCAAATCGCGCGGCGACATCAGAAAATCGCAGATAAGTTTCATCTGCGTACCCGTGAAGCTCGACAACGAGACTGTGGGGGCGCTTTCGGTGGACCTCTCTTTCGACGAAGACATAGCCTTCGACGAGGATGAGCGCATCCTCTCCGTCGCGGCGGGCTACATCGCCCAGGCGGTGCGCATCCAGAGGATGGTCGAGAGCGAAAAATCCCTTCTGGCCGACGAGAACCTCCACCTTAGGCGCGCGCTCGAAGGCGAATACAAGCTGAAGAACCTCGTCGGCAACTCTTCCGCGATGAAATCCGTTTTCGAGCAGATAGCGCTGGTCGCCAAGAGCCGCGCCACGGTGCTCATTACAGGCGAGAGCGGAACCGGCAAGGAACTGGTCGCCAAGGCGCTCCACTTCAACTCCGAGCGCCACGACAAGCCCTTCGTCGGCCTCTCCTGCGCCAGCCTCCCCGAATCGGTCCTCGAAAACGAGCTTTTCGGCCATGAAAAAGGGGCTTTCACCGGCGCGCTGAACCTCAAGCGCGGCAGGTTCGAGCTTGCCCACGGCGGGACGATCTTTCTGGACGAAATCGGCGAGATTCCCCTGAATCTGCAGGTAAAGCTCCTTCGAGTGCTGCAGGAGCGCGAGTTCGAGCGGCTGGGCGGCAAGGACACGGTAAAGGTAGACGTGCGCGTCATCGCGGCGACAAACCGCGACCTGACCGCCGAGGTGCGCGCCGGGCGCTTCCGCGAAGACCTCTTCTACCGCCTGAACGTCGTTCCCATCCACATGCCGCCGCTACGCGAGCGCAAGGGCGACATACCACTTCTTGCCCACAGTTTTCTGGAGAAGTTCCGGCTTGAAAACGAGCGCAAGGTAAAGGGGTTCAGCCGCGCCGCCCTTACAGCCATGACAAATTACGACTGGCCGGGCAACGTGCGAGAACTGGAAAACGCCGTCGAGAGAATGGTCGTCCTCTCGCGCTCCGAGGTGCTCGAAGTCTCCGACCTCCCCGAAGAGATTGGAGGAATGCGCCAGAAGACCCCGCCCTCGGCCACCGGGCTCGAAGACGCCGTCACCGCCTTCGCCGGGCCGCTCTTCGACAGGCATCCCGAGGAGGGCGTCTACTACGAGGTCGTCGGGAAGGTCGAGGAGGCGCTGATAAAAGAAGCCCTGTCGCGGGCTGGCGGAGTAAAGCTAAGCGCCGCGCGGCTTCTGGGCATCAACCGCAACACCTTTTACGCGAAACTGACCGGAAAGAAGTAA